The following proteins come from a genomic window of Vallitaleaceae bacterium 9-2:
- the rbsK gene encoding ribokinase, translated as MSEIVVVGSINTDLVFVSQKRPKAGETILGDEFLTIPGGKGANQAVASAKLGKDVSIIGCVGNDIYGEKMLKNFIANGVDTSMIEVLDISTGVAGIMVDNEDNSIVVIPGANKLLSKAMIDKHMDVLKGAKVVILQLEIPMDVIEYVIDICHQNHIISILNPAPARKVPEQLIEKVSYLTPNEHEAVEIFGKQAIDDLLKQYPNKLIITQGDQGVVFFDGQYKRHIASLSVDVVDTTGAGDTFNGALATCLVSGQPLLEAIEYANKVAAISITKYGAQGGMPTREDVERWGQLD; from the coding sequence ATGAGTGAAATAGTTGTCGTTGGAAGTATCAATACGGATTTAGTGTTTGTTAGTCAAAAAAGACCAAAGGCAGGTGAGACAATATTAGGAGATGAGTTTTTAACCATTCCTGGAGGCAAAGGTGCCAACCAAGCGGTTGCATCTGCAAAGCTGGGAAAGGATGTATCTATTATCGGATGTGTCGGCAATGATATTTACGGAGAAAAAATGCTAAAGAATTTTATTGCCAATGGTGTTGATACATCAATGATTGAAGTGCTTGATATATCAACGGGGGTTGCAGGCATTATGGTGGATAATGAAGATAATAGTATTGTCGTTATTCCAGGGGCAAATAAGTTGTTAAGCAAAGCGATGATTGACAAGCACATGGATGTTCTAAAAGGAGCAAAAGTGGTCATATTACAGCTTGAGATACCGATGGACGTTATTGAGTATGTAATTGATATTTGTCATCAAAATCATATCATATCAATTCTTAATCCCGCTCCGGCGAGAAAAGTGCCTGAACAATTGATTGAAAAGGTAAGTTATTTAACGCCAAATGAGCATGAAGCAGTTGAAATTTTTGGAAAGCAAGCGATAGATGATTTGCTTAAACAATATCCGAATAAACTGATTATTACTCAAGGCGATCAAGGCGTCGTGTTTTTTGACGGACAATATAAGCGCCATATTGCAAGCTTGAGTGTCGATGTTGTCGATACAACAGGGGCAGGAGATACCTTCAATGGTGCACTTGCTACATGCTTGGTATCAGGACAACCATTGCTTGAAGCTATTGAATATGCTAACAAGGTCGCTGCCATTTCCATTACAAAGTATGGGGCGCAAGGAGGGATGCCGACAAGAGAAGATGTAGAGAGGTGGGGACAACTTGATTAG
- a CDS encoding ADP-ribosylglycohydrolase family protein translates to MTFRERVLGMFVGVAYGDALGATIEKLSHNEIVEKYGRIETYKMDWHKAQWPPEDRKHRVRGHGIFTDDTLMTMALMEVYNKEKRHLDAYDMANEFVNQIYYTKRYIPELERISNIHERLFVPEQFIFLRHALANCEPREGGIGNMVNCGAAMYIAPIAAVNAMQPMKAYNEAIAFAQGHQNSYGLEAAGVLAACIAEAYKPDVTIENILDVAIRVAKDGTKMAITSLLELARELRPKKNDRSYVVQALQKAIKPYSPMGDDVNRSPQKLGKPSNHYTPSRLLSIEELPVALFYIALHEGDFEESILDGVNSGRDTDSIGVMIGAILGALNGPSIVPTEYITDIEHVNQYPLREIGQRFAITAEQIIRQDICHEEQWIEQMSRQLGEEVDE, encoded by the coding sequence ATGACATTTAGAGAACGCGTACTAGGAATGTTTGTAGGGGTTGCCTATGGAGATGCATTAGGCGCAACGATAGAAAAGCTTTCCCATAATGAAATTGTAGAAAAATATGGTCGGATTGAAACGTATAAAATGGACTGGCATAAAGCTCAGTGGCCCCCAGAGGATCGAAAGCATCGAGTAAGGGGACATGGAATCTTTACCGATGACACGCTAATGACGATGGCCTTGATGGAAGTGTATAATAAAGAAAAGCGCCACTTAGATGCATATGATATGGCTAATGAGTTTGTCAATCAGATCTATTATACGAAGCGCTATATACCTGAGCTGGAGCGAATCAGTAATATCCATGAACGGTTATTTGTTCCGGAACAATTCATCTTTTTACGCCATGCACTGGCAAACTGTGAGCCGCGAGAAGGCGGTATCGGTAACATGGTAAACTGTGGTGCGGCGATGTATATTGCCCCCATAGCAGCAGTTAATGCGATGCAGCCGATGAAAGCGTATAATGAAGCCATAGCTTTTGCACAAGGTCATCAAAACAGTTATGGACTTGAAGCGGCAGGCGTTTTGGCAGCATGTATAGCAGAAGCGTATAAACCTGATGTAACCATAGAGAATATATTAGATGTAGCAATCCGTGTTGCCAAGGACGGAACTAAAATGGCTATAACCTCTTTGCTTGAACTTGCACGTGAGTTACGACCTAAGAAGAACGATCGGTCATATGTTGTACAGGCGCTACAAAAAGCTATCAAACCTTATTCGCCTATGGGAGATGATGTTAATCGAAGTCCGCAAAAACTTGGGAAGCCTTCCAATCACTATACACCCAGTCGTTTATTAAGTATTGAAGAGTTACCAGTAGCCTTGTTTTACATTGCACTTCATGAAGGGGATTTTGAAGAAAGTATTCTTGATGGTGTGAATTCAGGACGCGATACCGATTCGATTGGTGTTATGATCGGAGCTATTTTAGGAGCGCTTAATGGACCATCCATTGTGCCAACAGAATATATTACAGATATTGAGCATGTGAATCAGTATCCTCTACGTGAGATTGGTCAACGCTTTGCTATAACGGCAGAACAGATTATTCGTCAAGATATTTGTCATGAAGAACAGTGGATAGAGCAGATGAGCCGACAATTAGGAGAAGAAGTCGATGAATAA
- a CDS encoding response regulator transcription factor → MNILIVDDNAEILDIIKYHLSKHKYNVYCAMSGEEAMEIILNTPIDLAILDVMLPRIDGFSLCEQIRINFFFPILFLTSKVSEEDKIKGLVCGGDDYMLKPFSSKELMARVSSLLRRNTIYNRQSKSKKSTHHIHNLFLDEDSSTVTVNNHMISFTDIEYKILLILLKNRGHSLCVKLIFEKVWGELFTQTSHNTIVVHIKNIRKKLHQYDKETEYIHTVWGKGYEIY, encoded by the coding sequence ATGAACATCTTAATCGTCGATGACAATGCTGAAATCCTTGACATCATAAAATACCACTTATCCAAGCACAAATATAACGTATACTGTGCTATGTCTGGCGAAGAGGCAATGGAGATTATTCTAAATACCCCCATTGATTTAGCAATTCTTGATGTAATGCTTCCAAGAATAGATGGTTTTAGTCTTTGCGAACAAATTAGAATAAACTTCTTTTTTCCAATTTTGTTTTTAACTTCAAAAGTTAGCGAGGAGGATAAGATTAAGGGGTTAGTTTGTGGTGGTGACGATTACATGCTTAAACCTTTTTCATCCAAAGAACTTATGGCAAGAGTCTCTTCTTTACTTCGAAGAAATACAATATATAACAGGCAAAGCAAATCAAAAAAATCAACACATCATATACATAATTTATTTTTAGATGAAGATTCTTCTACCGTTACTGTTAATAATCACATGATAAGTTTTACCGATATAGAATACAAAATCCTCCTAATTTTATTAAAAAACAGAGGACATAGCTTATGTGTAAAACTCATTTTTGAAAAAGTTTGGGGAGAGCTTTTTACTCAGACATCACATAATACAATTGTTGTTCATATAAAAAATATACGCAAAAAATTGCATCAATATGACAAAGAAACGGAATATATACATACCGTATGGGGAAAAGGTTATGAAATTTATTAA
- a CDS encoding carbohydrate ABC transporter permease, whose protein sequence is MKKIKVVDLVVGVILLFFVIYALQPILNLLALSLTHPDSVQELSGLDIFPKKISLLNYQFILSNPSILKGIFNSVLYTAIGVFLSVSFTVITAFALTREQLIGRRIFIVITIFVMVFEPGIVPEYFVMKDFNLLGSMWSIILYKMVNVYYLVIMMRFFEDIPKSIEEAALLDGANPIQMLSKVFAPMSKPSIATITLFYSVYRWNEYFRSGIYLSSKPSKWPLQVVLRQFVVLEDTQAIVGGFDQMSQVYGSMNFEALQAAAIIVGILPILIIYPIILRYFTKGTFEGSSK, encoded by the coding sequence ATGAAAAAAATTAAAGTCGTAGACCTTGTAGTTGGAGTCATCTTATTGTTTTTTGTCATCTATGCATTACAGCCCATCTTAAACTTGTTGGCATTATCGCTGACCCATCCAGACAGCGTACAAGAATTGAGTGGACTTGATATTTTCCCTAAAAAAATTTCACTACTGAATTATCAATTTATTTTATCAAATCCGAGTATTTTAAAGGGAATATTTAACAGCGTACTATATACAGCAATTGGTGTGTTTTTGAGCGTGAGTTTTACAGTAATTACTGCCTTTGCATTGACAAGAGAGCAACTGATTGGACGGCGTATATTTATTGTGATTACAATTTTTGTGATGGTCTTTGAACCTGGAATCGTACCGGAATACTTTGTCATGAAAGATTTTAATTTATTGGGAAGTATGTGGTCAATTATTCTATATAAAATGGTCAATGTCTATTACTTGGTTATCATGATGCGGTTTTTTGAAGATATACCAAAGTCCATTGAAGAAGCGGCGCTACTTGATGGGGCGAATCCGATTCAGATGCTTTCAAAAGTCTTTGCCCCTATGTCAAAGCCTTCTATCGCAACCATTACATTATTCTATTCAGTATATCGATGGAATGAGTACTTTAGATCAGGAATCTATCTGAGTTCAAAACCGAGCAAGTGGCCATTGCAGGTAGTTCTTCGCCAGTTTGTTGTTCTTGAAGATACCCAAGCTATCGTAGGGGGCTTTGATCAGATGAGCCAAGTCTATGGCAGTATGAATTTTGAAGCATTACAGGCAGCAGCGATTATTGTCGGTATACTTCCGATATTAATCATATATCCGATTATATTAAGGTATTTTACGAAGGGAACGTTTGAAGGATCAAGCAAGTAG
- a CDS encoding helix-turn-helix domain-containing protein: MKINSQQAKNVIRSLNDLIYDDIYVYDNKGALLATNREQADEELLSFGKIVAKRQVILVEDVKNLTAKAILFPVHIGNSLVAIVGLVGDYALISQYSALVVKIVEILLSESLYYQNKIKNAENNRLLVNELIHGKGNVETLTWIAEVIGKQINDFKYLALIDIGEEDKIQVTSELIIDSIEKNLQPKHLIAEYGKNIVILFATTKLDEVLNELSDVKKYLEKKYVNNISVGISDVINTYTECKRAFFQAKKTLALGKKKYKKGSFAFADYSLELLFSHVDDALIDSFIMEVFGGLSVEEIKDIEALLRVYIDFDTSLNATSRQLFIHKNTLQYRLNKIRELTGYNPRNTMDLYKLFTAINLFNKREEEVDSSF; encoded by the coding sequence ATGAAAATTAATAGTCAGCAAGCAAAAAACGTCATACGAAGCCTTAATGACCTTATCTATGATGATATTTATGTATATGATAACAAAGGTGCATTATTGGCAACCAATCGAGAGCAAGCGGATGAAGAATTACTTTCATTTGGAAAAATTGTTGCAAAGCGGCAGGTGATTCTTGTAGAGGATGTAAAAAACCTGACAGCAAAAGCAATTTTATTTCCGGTGCACATTGGCAATAGCTTAGTTGCGATTGTTGGGTTGGTAGGGGACTATGCATTGATTTCTCAATATAGCGCATTGGTGGTTAAAATTGTTGAAATCCTTCTAAGCGAATCCTTGTACTATCAGAACAAAATCAAAAATGCAGAGAACAACCGTCTACTGGTTAACGAACTTATTCATGGCAAAGGCAATGTCGAGACATTGACATGGATTGCCGAGGTGATAGGAAAACAGATTAATGATTTTAAGTATTTGGCCCTTATCGATATTGGTGAAGAAGATAAGATTCAAGTAACAAGTGAGCTTATTATCGATAGTATAGAAAAAAATCTGCAGCCCAAACATTTAATTGCAGAATATGGGAAAAATATTGTGATTCTATTTGCCACAACAAAACTAGATGAGGTTCTAAATGAACTAAGCGATGTGAAAAAGTACTTGGAAAAAAAATATGTGAATAACATTTCTGTAGGTATTTCTGATGTGATTAATACATATACAGAGTGTAAGCGTGCTTTTTTTCAAGCAAAAAAAACCTTAGCTCTGGGTAAAAAGAAATATAAAAAAGGAAGTTTTGCCTTTGCCGATTATTCCTTGGAATTGCTATTTTCTCATGTGGATGATGCGCTGATTGATAGCTTTATTATGGAAGTGTTTGGCGGACTAAGTGTCGAAGAGATTAAAGACATTGAAGCTTTATTACGTGTGTATATTGACTTTGACACATCGTTAAATGCGACAAGTAGACAGCTCTTTATCCACAAAAACACGTTACAATATCGTTTGAATAAAATACGTGAACTTACAGGATATAACCCAAGAAATACAATGGACCTATACAAATTGTTCACCGCAATTAACTTGTTTAACAAGCGAGAAGAAGAGGTGGATTCGTCATTTTGA
- a CDS encoding ADP-ribosylglycohydrolase family protein, whose translation MNKNYVEKVYSGIMGKTMGVILGAPVEPTLWTYEKIYETYGDITGYVKTFKNFAADDDLNGPIFFLKALDLMRSDETFEASHVGKAWLNYSREGIGMFWWGGYGTSTEHTAFLNLKHGIDAPHSGSVEVNGLSIAEQIGGQIFIDTWGLIFPGNMEKAAEYAGKAASVSHDKNGIYGARYIAACIAKAFEATDIMEVITSAFSVIPKTCEYRRVCDAVIDFYHQDDEKNFRKCRDFLSAEFGYDRYPGVCHIIPNSGVMMLAMLYGEGDLARTIEIATMCGWDTDCNAGNIGTILGVLNGYSGLVDKYRQQINDVIVASSAIGSLNIIDIPTLAYEVANYGYQLAHEDVPQYVKTVVDHLRETHFNFDIEGSTHGFRTSDAIRYPIRHTHGTGEEGSNSLTVLLDRVYRGHVANIYYKPYYRREDFDDERYQPAFSPKVFSGQIVTARIKLDKWNGDDFGVVPYVRLSHTKRELKGQMRMIQSDQWLDVEYIIPDSQGEPIDEVGLKVESFTRMKNKLLGNLHISEFHIKGKGYHQIDIEKEKREFLTTTQFTENAGSFVIEEDHLHVISNEDALALTGNFYSTDIEYEVTLTPEFGSQHYAAFRCQGIKIGYLVGFDANKVKLLKNDFGYTTLCEQDFPVQKGQDYTLHIQAIKGHIKVKINGMDVLEYTDENYLSHGCVGYGILDHGRMLVKGIRFKEV comes from the coding sequence ATGAATAAAAATTATGTAGAAAAAGTATATAGTGGAATTATGGGTAAGACCATGGGAGTAATTCTTGGAGCGCCTGTTGAACCAACTTTATGGACTTATGAAAAAATATATGAAACCTATGGCGATATTACAGGGTATGTAAAGACCTTTAAAAATTTTGCTGCAGATGATGACTTGAATGGTCCTATTTTCTTTTTAAAGGCACTGGACTTAATGCGCTCAGATGAAACATTTGAAGCTTCCCATGTCGGAAAAGCATGGCTGAACTATTCACGGGAAGGGATTGGAATGTTTTGGTGGGGCGGATATGGGACGAGTACCGAACATACTGCCTTTTTAAACCTTAAACATGGTATTGATGCTCCACATTCAGGTTCGGTTGAAGTGAATGGTTTATCCATAGCAGAACAGATAGGCGGTCAAATTTTTATTGATACATGGGGATTGATTTTCCCTGGAAATATGGAAAAAGCAGCAGAATACGCAGGAAAAGCAGCCAGTGTCTCCCATGATAAAAATGGAATATATGGTGCAAGATATATTGCGGCATGTATTGCAAAAGCATTTGAAGCAACAGATATTATGGAGGTAATAACCTCAGCATTTAGTGTTATTCCTAAGACATGCGAATATCGTCGTGTATGTGATGCAGTGATTGACTTTTATCATCAAGATGATGAAAAGAACTTTAGAAAGTGTCGTGACTTTTTAAGCGCAGAATTTGGATATGACCGATACCCAGGTGTGTGCCATATCATACCCAACTCAGGGGTGATGATGCTTGCAATGCTTTATGGGGAAGGGGATCTGGCTAGAACTATAGAGATTGCCACAATGTGTGGTTGGGACACCGATTGTAATGCGGGTAATATCGGAACAATTCTAGGTGTGCTGAATGGATATTCGGGCTTGGTAGATAAGTATAGGCAACAGATTAATGATGTTATTGTAGCATCAAGTGCAATAGGCTCACTAAATATTATCGATATTCCGACTTTGGCTTATGAAGTGGCAAACTATGGATACCAACTGGCTCATGAAGACGTGCCTCAATATGTAAAAACTGTTGTGGATCATCTGCGTGAGACACATTTTAACTTTGATATTGAGGGTTCAACCCATGGGTTTAGAACCAGTGATGCTATACGCTATCCCATTCGTCATACCCATGGAACAGGCGAAGAGGGAAGCAATAGTTTGACGGTATTACTTGACCGAGTATATCGTGGACATGTAGCAAATATATACTATAAACCTTACTATCGACGCGAAGACTTTGATGATGAAAGGTATCAACCAGCATTTTCACCTAAAGTGTTTAGTGGGCAGATAGTAACAGCTAGGATTAAGTTAGACAAGTGGAATGGCGATGATTTTGGAGTGGTTCCGTATGTACGCTTGTCCCATACAAAACGTGAGTTAAAAGGACAGATGCGTATGATTCAATCGGACCAGTGGCTGGATGTTGAATATATTATACCGGATAGTCAAGGTGAGCCTATTGATGAGGTAGGTCTTAAGGTTGAGAGCTTTACACGTATGAAAAACAAGCTGTTGGGGAATTTGCATATCAGTGAGTTCCATATTAAAGGAAAAGGATACCATCAGATAGATATAGAAAAAGAAAAAAGAGAATTTTTGACAACAACACAGTTTACTGAAAATGCAGGTTCATTTGTTATCGAAGAGGATCATCTACATGTGATATCCAATGAAGATGCGTTGGCATTAACCGGCAATTTTTATTCAACAGACATTGAATATGAAGTTACCTTAACACCTGAATTTGGAAGTCAGCATTACGCAGCTTTTCGTTGCCAAGGAATTAAAATCGGATACTTGGTTGGCTTTGACGCAAATAAGGTTAAGCTACTAAAAAATGATTTTGGTTATACAACCCTTTGTGAACAAGACTTTCCGGTTCAAAAGGGACAAGACTATACACTGCATATACAGGCGATTAAGGGACATATTAAAGTTAAGATTAATGGAATGGATGTATTAGAATATACGGACGAGAACTACTTATCTCATGGTTGTGTCGGCTATGGCATACTAGATCATGGACGTATGTTAGTTAAAGGGATTCGATTTAAGGAAGTATAA
- a CDS encoding ribokinase: MKVLNYGSLNVDYVYSVEKLVKPGTTIADKGLKVMSGGKGLNQSVAIAKAGIQEIYHAGNIGRNGDFLKLTLLEHNIKIDYIQKSNSDTGHAIIQYSDEGEHTIIVHGGSNYNNQKDTMQSVLEHFEEGDILLVQNEINDVDYIIDLAYEKNMKIIVNPAPFHESVYRFDFSKVDTLIVNETELYSIAHAASVEEAIQRLQKYDLNIVITLGDKGGLYVGRDMSQIPYKSHLVDVVDTTAVGDAFVGYFVAGLVNGMAIKDILDYSSKAGALAATVEGSAISIPSRREVERLSKEMENDEN; encoded by the coding sequence ATGAAGGTTTTAAACTATGGGTCCTTAAACGTTGATTATGTATATAGTGTTGAAAAATTAGTTAAACCGGGGACGACGATAGCGGACAAGGGATTAAAAGTAATGTCTGGGGGCAAGGGATTAAATCAAAGTGTAGCTATTGCAAAAGCAGGCATTCAAGAGATATATCATGCGGGGAATATCGGGCGAAATGGGGACTTTTTAAAGCTTACGCTTTTGGAGCACAATATCAAAATTGATTATATTCAAAAAAGTAATTCAGATACAGGCCATGCAATTATTCAGTATTCAGATGAAGGAGAACATACAATTATTGTTCATGGGGGCAGTAATTACAATAATCAAAAAGATACAATGCAAAGCGTCCTCGAACACTTCGAAGAAGGGGATATCCTCCTTGTTCAAAATGAGATTAATGATGTGGATTATATTATTGACCTTGCATATGAAAAAAACATGAAAATTATCGTTAATCCAGCACCTTTTCATGAATCTGTATATCGATTTGATTTTTCTAAGGTAGATACGCTGATCGTAAACGAGACGGAGCTGTATAGCATCGCGCATGCAGCGAGTGTAGAAGAGGCAATCCAACGATTGCAAAAGTATGATTTGAATATTGTCATTACGTTGGGGGACAAGGGTGGTTTATATGTTGGACGGGATATGTCCCAGATACCATATAAAAGTCACTTAGTGGATGTTGTTGATACGACTGCTGTCGGAGATGCTTTTGTAGGGTATTTTGTTGCAGGATTGGTTAATGGCATGGCGATAAAAGATATTTTAGATTACAGTTCAAAAGCGGGAGCGCTTGCGGCTACAGTGGAAGGTTCAGCTATTTCAATTCCAAGTCGACGTGAAGTGGAGCGGTTATCTAAGGAGATGGAAAACGATGAAAATTAA
- a CDS encoding ABC transporter permease subunit, with translation MISSKQKRYIREYGILYILLLPVILFFIVYHILPVIGMKIAFEDFRIIGDNVFVGLKHFRYLFSSPQFKTIIINTLTLSFMKMILLFPVPIILAFLINEVRSPRYRQFVQVSLYIPHFLSWVIIAGVWISFLSPGYGAVNNIIRLFGGTEIDFMTSKTHIRWVLVASEMWRSAGWDSILYLAAILKIDKCLYEAATLDGASKFQSALYITLPSIRNTIITVFILNLGFFMNAGFDQVFNFMNPSVLSVIDILDTYTYRIGLESGLYSVATASSVFKGIIGFILIIGAHKVARKVSGRGLW, from the coding sequence TTGATTAGCAGCAAACAAAAACGATATATTCGAGAATATGGAATTTTATATATATTACTCTTGCCAGTGATTCTGTTTTTTATTGTGTATCATATTTTGCCTGTTATAGGAATGAAGATAGCTTTTGAAGACTTTAGAATTATTGGGGACAACGTCTTTGTTGGATTAAAACATTTTAGATATTTGTTCTCCTCGCCACAGTTTAAAACGATTATTATTAACACGCTAACATTAAGTTTTATGAAAATGATTCTATTGTTCCCGGTTCCGATTATCTTGGCATTTTTAATTAATGAGGTTCGAAGCCCAAGGTACAGACAATTTGTTCAAGTATCCTTATATATACCGCACTTTTTATCTTGGGTAATTATCGCGGGGGTATGGATTTCGTTTTTGTCTCCGGGATATGGAGCGGTTAATAACATTATTCGACTTTTTGGTGGAACAGAGATTGACTTTATGACCAGCAAAACTCATATTCGCTGGGTCCTTGTTGCTTCGGAGATGTGGCGTTCTGCCGGTTGGGACTCTATCTTATATCTTGCGGCAATTTTAAAAATTGACAAATGTCTCTATGAGGCAGCAACACTTGATGGAGCATCAAAATTCCAATCAGCCCTTTATATTACACTACCTTCGATACGTAACACGATTATAACCGTATTTATTTTGAACTTGGGATTTTTTATGAATGCCGGGTTTGACCAAGTCTTTAATTTTATGAACCCATCGGTATTAAGTGTCATTGACATTCTTGACACGTATACTTATCGTATCGGACTAGAGTCAGGCTTATATTCTGTTGCAACAGCATCAAGTGTGTTCAAGGGAATTATTGGGTTTATCCTAATTATTGGAGCACATAAAGTGGCGCGCAAAGTTTCAGGAAGGGGGTTGTGGTAG
- a CDS encoding citrate lyase subunit gamma has protein sequence MEGTSGYIRKGDAKVTVELAGKDIEVIVHSKLKQMFERHIKQAVRQVLHEEGIHGAKVLVEDEGALDFAIRARTRTAVRRSRGE, from the coding sequence ATGGAAGGAACCAGTGGGTATATCCGAAAAGGTGATGCCAAAGTGACCGTTGAATTGGCGGGAAAAGATATAGAAGTTATCGTTCATTCAAAATTAAAGCAGATGTTTGAAAGACACATAAAACAGGCTGTTAGACAAGTGCTGCATGAAGAAGGGATCCATGGTGCAAAGGTGCTTGTTGAAGACGAAGGGGCGTTAGATTTTGCAATACGTGCCAGGACGCGAACGGCGGTTCGCAGAAGTCGGGGTGAGTAA
- a CDS encoding extracellular solute-binding protein → MRKLLALVLVIALIGITACSPKDEATNTTEENGTDVATDTGEDAQTPETESDTPVTLRMAMKDLSPSDETHQAYIQRIEDGLADKGVYVDLEVIEMAQGNYAENLGLMLLGGDVPDIIYFQGGDEQMANQGLLEDLTPYIEKSEVISGALLDYQKERIANYPYLLWIKPIASKVPVVRTDFFEGMENGEALLADPSIDNYYAFFQEMAEKNTTYAFTAPGKLLEIDTIFDNAFGVTGTWIEVDGEYVFGRVTDMERDKLEFYAKLYADGLLDPEYLTKAWDTKEQVFYANEVGVISGTSGKVIDIYDGNMISANGESANLTVLPPAKGVAQGYNPISVTKETRGLAISAISEHKDLAWEVIDFLASYEGQYIDRLGFEGEQYNIVDGQIELTEAASNWFAFFFEMPEWEPKEGLKKPLLGPAAMDSLDMAQQYYVADTDVVIPAEYAPQLDAVNNLYNEFSADVITGKRSISEWDDFVSEWYAQGGEAITEYANSMLK, encoded by the coding sequence ATGAGAAAATTATTAGCACTAGTATTAGTCATTGCATTGATCGGTATTACAGCGTGCTCACCTAAGGATGAAGCAACCAATACCACAGAAGAAAATGGGACAGACGTTGCGACCGACACAGGAGAGGACGCACAAACACCTGAAACTGAAAGTGATACACCAGTGACATTACGTATGGCCATGAAAGATTTAAGCCCAAGTGATGAGACGCATCAAGCTTATATTCAACGAATAGAAGACGGACTTGCGGATAAAGGGGTATATGTTGATCTAGAAGTTATCGAAATGGCACAAGGAAATTATGCAGAAAATCTAGGGCTTATGCTTTTAGGTGGCGACGTACCGGATATTATTTATTTTCAAGGTGGCGATGAACAGATGGCTAACCAAGGTTTACTTGAAGATTTGACACCATATATTGAAAAATCCGAGGTCATAAGTGGTGCTTTGTTAGACTATCAAAAAGAACGTATCGCGAACTATCCATATCTTCTATGGATTAAGCCGATTGCCTCAAAAGTACCTGTAGTACGAACAGACTTTTTTGAGGGAATGGAAAATGGTGAAGCATTGTTAGCGGATCCATCCATTGACAATTATTATGCATTTTTTCAAGAAATGGCAGAAAAGAATACTACATATGCTTTTACAGCGCCAGGAAAATTATTAGAGATTGACACAATTTTTGATAATGCTTTTGGAGTGACAGGTACTTGGATTGAAGTTGATGGAGAATATGTCTTTGGACGTGTGACAGACATGGAAAGAGATAAACTTGAGTTCTATGCAAAACTATATGCAGATGGATTATTAGATCCAGAGTATTTGACCAAAGCATGGGATACAAAAGAACAAGTGTTTTATGCCAATGAAGTGGGCGTTATCAGTGGTACATCAGGTAAAGTTATCGATATCTATGATGGAAATATGATAAGTGCTAATGGTGAGAGTGCTAACTTAACTGTCCTACCACCAGCTAAAGGCGTTGCGCAAGGATATAATCCGATTTCAGTAACAAAAGAAACCCGAGGATTAGCAATCTCTGCGATCTCTGAACATAAGGATTTAGCATGGGAAGTTATTGATTTTCTTGCGTCTTATGAAGGCCAATATATTGATAGACTAGGCTTTGAAGGTGAACAGTACAATATCGTTGACGGACAGATAGAATTAACCGAAGCCGCGTCTAACTGGTTTGCATTTTTCTTTGAAATGCCAGAGTGGGAACCAAAAGAAGGGTTAAAGAAACCTCTACTTGGACCGGCGGCAATGGATTCTCTAGACATGGCGCAACAATATTATGTGGCAGATACGGATGTCGTTATTCCGGCAGAATATGCACCACAGTTGGATGCAGTTAATAATTTATATAATGAATTTTCAGCAGATGTCATTACAGGCAAACGCTCAATTAGTGAATGGGATGATTTTGTTAGTGAGTGGTATGCCCAAGGTGGAGAAGCGATTACAGAATATGCAAACTCCATGCTAAAATAA